A window of Corallococcus macrosporus DSM 14697 contains these coding sequences:
- the mreC gene encoding rod shape-determining protein MreC: MWSLLKRYYRPLTVGFLLLAPLVAFLLGGRKVREPNFVDRAIIAVASPVQQGLTSVIEGGVAAVQNYLDLRGVRQENDALRLENLQLRAAVQALGESRMENERLRKLLNYAEAEAGPEIPARVVGVNPVAKLLSVRISSGEQQGVFRGMSVVTPDGIVGQVIRATGGYADVALVTDPQSRVAVRVQRSRARGTAAGTGGGPLKLENMLRTEDVEDGDLIITAGTDGIYPPGVVVGRVTNLEKKEHGMFQGADIVPAVDTSKLEEVLVVGSPYSAMAPGSTAEGASK; the protein is encoded by the coding sequence GGGCTTCCTGCTCCTCGCCCCGCTGGTGGCCTTCCTGCTCGGCGGCCGGAAGGTCCGGGAACCCAACTTCGTGGACCGGGCGATCATCGCCGTGGCGTCCCCCGTGCAGCAGGGCCTCACGTCCGTCATCGAGGGCGGGGTGGCCGCGGTCCAGAACTACCTGGACCTGCGCGGGGTGCGGCAGGAGAATGACGCGCTGCGGCTGGAGAACCTCCAGTTGCGCGCGGCGGTGCAGGCGTTGGGCGAATCCCGGATGGAGAACGAGCGGCTGCGCAAGCTGCTCAACTACGCGGAGGCCGAAGCCGGGCCGGAAATCCCCGCGCGGGTGGTGGGCGTCAATCCAGTGGCGAAGCTGCTGTCGGTGCGCATCAGCAGCGGCGAGCAGCAGGGTGTGTTTCGCGGCATGTCCGTGGTGACGCCGGATGGAATCGTGGGACAGGTCATCCGGGCCACGGGCGGGTACGCGGACGTGGCGCTGGTGACGGACCCGCAGAGCCGGGTGGCGGTGCGGGTGCAGCGCTCGCGGGCCCGGGGCACGGCGGCCGGGACGGGAGGCGGGCCCCTGAAGCTGGAGAACATGCTGCGCACCGAGGATGTGGAGGACGGCGACCTCATCATCACCGCGGGCACGGACGGCATCTACCCGCCCGGCGTGGTGGTGGGGCGCGTGACGAACCTGGAGAAGAAGGAGCACGGCATGTTCCAGGGCGCGGACATCGTCCCGGCGGTGGATACGAGCAAGCTGGAAGAGGTGTTGGTGGTGGGCAGCCCCTACAGCGCCATGGCGCCGGGCAGCACCGCGGAGGGCGCGTCGAAATGA
- the trxA gene encoding thioredoxin — translation MAGADVTNIGDGDFKQQVLDSQEPVLVDFWATWCAPCRAIAPSIEALATEYKGQMKFAKLNIDENQDTPQEYGIRSIPTLLVFKGGKVVEQIVGAVPKARIEDAVKKALT, via the coding sequence ATGGCAGGCGCGGACGTGACGAACATCGGGGATGGCGATTTCAAGCAGCAGGTCCTGGACTCCCAGGAGCCCGTGCTGGTGGATTTCTGGGCGACGTGGTGCGCGCCGTGCCGCGCCATCGCGCCCTCCATCGAGGCGCTGGCCACCGAGTACAAGGGCCAGATGAAGTTCGCCAAGCTCAACATCGATGAGAACCAGGACACGCCGCAGGAGTACGGCATCCGCTCCATCCCCACCCTGCTCGTCTTCAAGGGCGGCAAGGTGGTGGAGCAGATTGTCGGCGCGGTGCCCAAGGCCCGCATCGAAGACGCCGTGAAGAAGGCCCTCACCTAG
- a CDS encoding polyphosphate kinase 2 family protein yields MTLAAVDPSVSAGEHAKYEKTLKALQERVFELQIRNYLAGQKAVVVFEGWDASGKGGAIRRLTTLMDPRGYKVWPISAPSEEEQRHHYLWRFWRKIPGAGEVCMFDRSWYGRVLVERVEGLAKPAAWRRAYDEINAFEHMLTADGVRMVKFFIHIDKKTQLQRFREREADPAKRYKLGPEDWRNRAKWKKYEAAIQDMLDRTHRPDAPWHVVPGNDKRHARLEVLRRCVALLS; encoded by the coding sequence GTGACACTCGCAGCGGTCGACCCGTCTGTCTCGGCGGGTGAACACGCGAAATATGAGAAGACGCTCAAGGCGCTCCAGGAGCGCGTCTTCGAGCTGCAGATACGCAACTACCTGGCAGGGCAGAAGGCCGTGGTCGTCTTCGAGGGCTGGGATGCGTCCGGAAAGGGCGGCGCCATTCGCAGGCTGACCACGCTGATGGACCCGCGTGGTTACAAGGTCTGGCCCATCTCCGCGCCCTCCGAGGAGGAGCAGCGACACCATTATCTGTGGCGCTTCTGGCGCAAGATTCCGGGTGCGGGCGAGGTGTGCATGTTCGACCGGAGCTGGTACGGGCGGGTGCTGGTGGAGCGGGTGGAGGGGCTCGCGAAGCCCGCGGCGTGGCGCCGGGCCTACGATGAAATCAATGCTTTTGAACACATGCTCACCGCGGACGGTGTGCGGATGGTGAAGTTCTTCATCCACATCGACAAGAAGACGCAGTTGCAGCGCTTCCGCGAGCGCGAGGCGGATCCGGCCAAGCGCTACAAGCTGGGGCCCGAGGACTGGCGCAACCGGGCGAAGTGGAAGAAGTACGAAGCGGCCATCCAGGACATGCTGGACCGCACGCACCGCCCCGACGCGCCGTGGCACGTGGTGCCGGGCAACGACAAGCGCCACGCGCGGCTGGAGGTGCTGCGCCGCTGCGTGGCGCTGCTGTCGTGA
- the hemC gene encoding hydroxymethylbilane synthase codes for MMPHVRIATRQSPLALWQARHVGALLTSRHPGLEVSLVEMTTEGDRFLSAPLSAVGGKGLFVKEIEQALLDGRADLAVHSLKDMTSVFPEGLMLAAVPEREDPRDAFCGLGGLTLDTLPQGARVGTSSLRRSCILRSRRPDVDIVSVRGNVQTRLARTREQGLAGALLAYAGLKRLGLEDVITQVLPPEVSLPAVGQGVLAIQCRTEDSRVRELLAPLEHATTRIAVTAERALLAKLEGGCTVPLAGHATVSGDSVWLRGLVGRPDGTHVVRGEVRGPVSQAHALGEALADDLLSRGAADILRDFARRAEARES; via the coding sequence GTGATGCCCCACGTGCGCATCGCCACCCGGCAGAGCCCGCTGGCGCTCTGGCAGGCGCGTCACGTGGGCGCGCTCCTGACGTCGCGTCACCCCGGCCTGGAGGTGTCCCTGGTGGAGATGACCACCGAGGGGGACCGCTTCCTGTCCGCGCCGCTGTCCGCGGTGGGCGGCAAGGGCCTGTTCGTGAAGGAAATCGAGCAGGCGCTGCTCGACGGGCGCGCGGACCTCGCCGTGCACAGCCTCAAGGACATGACGTCGGTGTTCCCGGAGGGGCTGATGCTCGCGGCGGTGCCGGAGCGCGAGGACCCTCGCGACGCCTTCTGCGGCCTGGGCGGGCTGACGCTGGACACTCTGCCCCAGGGCGCGCGCGTGGGCACGTCGTCGCTGCGCCGGAGCTGCATCCTGCGCTCGCGGCGGCCGGACGTGGACATCGTCAGCGTGCGCGGCAACGTGCAGACGCGCCTGGCGAGGACGCGTGAGCAGGGATTGGCGGGCGCGCTGCTGGCGTATGCGGGCCTCAAGCGCCTGGGCTTGGAGGACGTCATCACCCAGGTGCTGCCGCCCGAGGTGAGCCTGCCCGCGGTGGGGCAGGGCGTGCTGGCCATCCAGTGCCGCACGGAGGACTCGCGCGTGCGCGAGCTGCTGGCGCCGCTGGAGCACGCCACCACGCGCATCGCCGTCACCGCCGAGCGCGCGCTGCTGGCGAAGCTGGAGGGGGGCTGCACCGTGCCCCTGGCCGGCCACGCCACCGTGTCCGGCGACAGCGTGTGGCTGCGCGGACTGGTGGGCCGTCCGGATGGCACACACGTGGTGCGGGGCGAGGTGCGCGGGCCCGTGTCCCAGGCGCATGCGCTGGGGGAGGCCCTTGCGGACGACCTGCTGTCGCGTGGGGCCGCGGACATCTTGCGTGATTTCGCGCGCCGCGCCGAGGCGCGGGAGTCCTAG
- a CDS encoding PilZ domain-containing protein — MQRKGGQKAVGSTRVEAPVRAPARAPAPQAAAVAKAARPAVVPPRPGGNVATVSPEPRPAFSPLIEMNQGEAEHRHFPRAQLATRFEVWVDDEAGERRFEASLVSVNVSVSGAFLESTFYLPLGTVLGVRFALEPDAAPVQARAEIVREERGNGPEGRSGFGVRFLDFSGQTEVALARLFVGMRLRAFAEDYLQSQRARSLPNEVERVVDVLAAWELLKATSSVSDPWQG, encoded by the coding sequence ATGCAGAGGAAGGGTGGCCAGAAGGCAGTCGGGAGCACGCGGGTGGAGGCGCCGGTGCGCGCGCCCGCGCGAGCGCCAGCACCGCAGGCCGCGGCGGTGGCGAAGGCGGCCCGCCCCGCGGTCGTCCCACCGCGTCCCGGTGGCAACGTGGCGACGGTGAGCCCCGAGCCAAGGCCCGCGTTCTCCCCGCTGATTGAGATGAATCAGGGGGAGGCCGAGCACCGCCACTTCCCCCGCGCCCAGCTCGCCACGCGCTTCGAGGTCTGGGTGGACGACGAGGCGGGTGAGCGGCGCTTCGAGGCCAGCCTCGTCTCCGTCAACGTCAGCGTCAGCGGGGCGTTCCTGGAGAGCACCTTCTACCTGCCGCTGGGCACGGTGCTCGGCGTGCGCTTCGCGCTGGAGCCGGACGCGGCGCCAGTGCAGGCGCGCGCGGAAATCGTGCGGGAGGAGCGGGGGAACGGGCCGGAGGGGCGCAGCGGCTTCGGGGTGCGCTTCCTCGACTTCAGCGGTCAGACGGAGGTGGCGCTGGCGCGGCTCTTCGTGGGGATGCGGCTGAGGGCCTTCGCGGAGGACTATCTCCAGTCCCAGCGGGCTCGCTCCCTGCCCAACGAGGTGGAACGCGTGGTGGACGTCCTGGCGGCCTGGGAGCTGCTCAAGGCGACGTCGTCCGTCTCCGACCCCTGGCAGGGCTGA
- the rodA gene encoding rod shape-determining protein RodA: protein MVPHIPWGLIFSVLAVCALGIWNLASASRPPHSPVWGSQMLYLGVSITAVLVVCLVDYRWIQRMALPIYVTNILLLIALRFFGHTAKGAESWFAIGPFRMQPAEFMKIGVVLMLAKVYHDDFQPNEPSYGLTRLWKPVLVVLVPFTLVLVQPDLGTAMMIGLSSLTIILFGKVRWYLVATLVAGVLAAGIVIWNDYIRDVPEPRPTIVRHHLKKHQSQRISGWLDPEADLRGSGYHAAQSKIAVGSGGVSGKGWREGTQTGLRFLPEQHTDFIFSVWAEEHGFVMCILLLVLYGAIFIFGLGVGFNARDRFGAFVAVGVVAVLFWQVFENIGMVIGLLPVTGITLPLMSYGGSSLLSVMLSIGLLVNISMRRHMF, encoded by the coding sequence ATGGTGCCCCACATCCCCTGGGGCCTCATCTTCTCCGTGCTGGCGGTGTGCGCGCTGGGCATCTGGAACCTGGCCTCGGCGTCGCGGCCCCCGCACTCGCCGGTGTGGGGCTCGCAGATGCTGTACCTGGGGGTGAGCATCACCGCGGTGCTGGTGGTGTGCCTGGTGGACTACCGGTGGATCCAGCGCATGGCGCTGCCCATCTACGTCACCAACATCCTCCTGCTCATCGCGCTGCGCTTCTTCGGGCACACGGCCAAGGGCGCCGAGAGCTGGTTCGCCATTGGCCCCTTCCGCATGCAGCCCGCGGAGTTCATGAAGATTGGCGTCGTGTTGATGCTGGCCAAGGTCTACCACGACGACTTCCAGCCCAATGAGCCGTCCTATGGCCTGACGCGGCTGTGGAAGCCGGTGCTCGTCGTCCTCGTGCCCTTCACCCTGGTGCTGGTGCAGCCGGACCTGGGCACGGCGATGATGATTGGCCTGTCGTCGCTCACCATCATCCTCTTCGGCAAGGTGCGCTGGTACCTGGTGGCCACGCTGGTGGCGGGCGTGCTCGCCGCGGGCATCGTCATCTGGAACGACTACATCCGCGACGTGCCGGAGCCCCGGCCCACCATCGTCCGGCACCACCTGAAGAAGCACCAGAGCCAGCGCATCTCCGGCTGGTTGGACCCGGAGGCGGACCTGCGCGGCAGCGGCTACCACGCGGCGCAGTCGAAAATCGCCGTGGGCAGCGGCGGCGTGTCCGGCAAGGGCTGGCGCGAAGGCACCCAGACGGGCCTGCGCTTCCTGCCCGAGCAGCACACCGACTTCATCTTCTCCGTGTGGGCGGAGGAGCACGGCTTCGTCATGTGCATCCTCCTGCTGGTGCTCTACGGCGCCATCTTCATCTTCGGCCTGGGCGTGGGCTTCAACGCGCGGGACAGGTTCGGCGCCTTCGTCGCCGTGGGCGTGGTGGCCGTGCTCTTCTGGCAGGTGTTCGAGAACATCGGCATGGTGATTGGCCTGCTGCCGGTGACGGGAATCACCCTGCCGTTGATGAGTTATGGCGGCTCATCCCTGCTTTCCGTGATGCTCAGCATCGGCTTGCTGGTGAACATCAGCATGCGCCGTCACATGTTCTGA
- a CDS encoding uroporphyrinogen-III synthase, with amino-acid sequence MERRLEGKRVLVTRPRERAEELCFLLEDEGAEVLSVPLLELHPPEDPRPLASAAEHIQRYAWVVFASPSGVEALMEALREAGTQDRMQRVKVATVGPRTTRAAEGYGLDVVAEPAEGTGEALFNLIKDALQPGDEVLLPAAEEGRRELEDSLREHGVLVTRVTAYRSTPAALPPEALALLDATPPDVVLFASPRTAEAFLEEAGRERLATARVVAIGPTTASALERLGVPAAAVAERPTPESLVDATVLAVTSTVH; translated from the coding sequence GTGGAACGGCGACTGGAAGGCAAGAGAGTCTTGGTGACGCGCCCGCGTGAGCGGGCCGAGGAGCTGTGCTTCCTCCTGGAGGACGAGGGCGCGGAGGTGCTCAGCGTGCCCTTGTTGGAGCTGCATCCTCCGGAGGACCCGCGTCCGCTGGCGTCCGCGGCCGAGCACATCCAACGCTACGCCTGGGTGGTGTTCGCGAGCCCGTCGGGCGTGGAGGCGCTGATGGAGGCGCTGCGCGAGGCGGGCACGCAGGACCGGATGCAGCGGGTGAAGGTGGCCACCGTGGGGCCACGCACGACGCGCGCCGCGGAGGGCTACGGGCTGGACGTGGTGGCCGAGCCCGCCGAGGGCACGGGAGAGGCCCTGTTCAACCTCATCAAGGACGCGCTGCAGCCGGGTGATGAGGTCCTGCTTCCCGCCGCCGAGGAGGGCCGCAGGGAGCTGGAGGACTCGCTGCGGGAGCATGGCGTTCTGGTGACGCGGGTGACGGCGTACCGCTCCACCCCCGCCGCCCTGCCGCCCGAGGCGCTGGCCCTGCTGGATGCGACCCCGCCGGACGTGGTGCTCTTCGCCTCGCCGCGCACGGCCGAGGCCTTCCTGGAAGAGGCCGGCCGCGAGCGCCTGGCCACCGCGCGCGTGGTGGCCATTGGCCCGACGACGGCGTCCGCCCTGGAGCGGCTGGGGGTGCCCGCGGCGGCCGTCGCCGAGCGGCCGACCCCGGAGTCCCTGGTGGACGCCACGGTGCTCGCGGTGACGAGCACCGTGCACTGA
- a CDS encoding cytochrome C assembly family protein — translation MSHTLVSLACHAYGVAAVVYLAYLVRQSEALATAGRVLVGGGLALHGVALFELLGAQSGRPVGLAQGFSALAFLLLAIFLFLDVRYRRPVIGAFLTPLALAALLPGLLLQGGQAPLPPGVRQPLLPLHITLALLGLAAFAVAAGVGVMYVLMERQVKAKRFGLLFSRLPSLEFLDTLNRRLVVWGFLALSITLATGAFFVGTAPGPWSVDGKTLATLVAWAVFAALLVARSVAGWRGRRVAFLTMAGFCLVLVSFLSSYDVSPTAAAMRMP, via the coding sequence ATGAGCCACACGCTCGTCTCGCTCGCCTGCCACGCGTATGGCGTCGCCGCCGTCGTCTACCTGGCCTACCTGGTCCGTCAGTCCGAGGCGCTGGCCACGGCCGGGCGCGTGCTGGTGGGCGGCGGCCTGGCGCTGCACGGCGTGGCGCTCTTCGAGCTGCTCGGGGCGCAGAGCGGGCGGCCGGTGGGCCTGGCGCAGGGCTTCTCCGCGCTGGCCTTCCTGCTGCTGGCCATCTTCCTGTTCCTGGACGTGCGCTACCGCCGCCCCGTCATCGGCGCGTTCCTCACGCCCCTGGCCCTGGCGGCGCTGCTGCCCGGGCTCCTGCTGCAGGGCGGGCAGGCGCCGCTGCCCCCCGGGGTGCGCCAGCCGCTGCTGCCCCTGCACATCACCCTGGCGCTGCTGGGGCTGGCCGCGTTCGCGGTGGCCGCGGGCGTGGGCGTCATGTACGTGCTCATGGAGCGGCAGGTGAAGGCCAAGCGCTTCGGGCTCTTGTTCTCCCGGCTGCCCTCCCTGGAGTTCCTGGACACGCTGAACCGGCGCCTGGTGGTGTGGGGCTTCCTGGCCCTGTCCATCACCCTGGCCACGGGGGCCTTCTTCGTGGGCACCGCGCCGGGCCCCTGGTCCGTGGATGGGAAGACGCTGGCCACCCTGGTCGCGTGGGCCGTCTTCGCCGCGCTGCTGGTGGCGCGCTCCGTCGCGGGCTGGCGGGGACGCCGCGTGGCCTTCCTCACCATGGCGGGGTTCTGCCTGGTCCTGGTGTCCTTCCTGTCCTCGTATGACGTGTCGCCCACGGCGGCGGCCATGAGGATGCCGTGA
- the hemA gene encoding glutamyl-tRNA reductase, with protein sequence MELICIGLSHRTAPLDVRERLALPEPRQLVVLQRLAQAPVEALWVSTCNRVEVYLAAPSAEMARQRALAELESLGGAAALEHLYEHQGEAALVHLFRVACSLDSMVLGEAQILGQVKEAFERGQGAGAVRGELMRACAAAFSCAKRVRTETAIGRAATSMAAAAVQLASKVFDGLAGKTVLVVGAGEMGELAARHLKQAGASKLYVTNRTLSRAEALASEVGGQARPFEELLGLVAAADVVVCSTASPVPLFTKENVGALGRGRRGRPLFMVDLAVPRDIDPAVGTLDWVHAYDVDDIQKFVADNAAARAEEAQKAGVLVAQEVARFVKERALREGTPVLARLRQRAEAIARSEVERTLGALGDGLNDKQRKSIEAMGRAIVNKLLHEPTARLRAVGPEGEGNRLAGAAAELFGLLEEEVGAAASAPSVLAPQVQAATGGK encoded by the coding sequence ATGGAGCTCATCTGCATCGGCCTGTCCCACCGGACGGCGCCCCTCGACGTCCGAGAGCGGCTGGCGCTGCCGGAGCCGCGCCAGCTCGTGGTGCTCCAGCGCCTGGCCCAGGCGCCCGTGGAGGCGCTGTGGGTGTCCACGTGCAACCGCGTGGAGGTGTACCTGGCCGCGCCCAGCGCGGAGATGGCCCGGCAGCGCGCGCTGGCGGAGCTGGAGTCCCTGGGGGGCGCGGCGGCCCTGGAGCACCTCTACGAGCACCAGGGCGAGGCGGCGCTGGTGCACCTGTTCCGCGTGGCGTGCAGCCTGGACTCCATGGTGCTGGGCGAGGCCCAGATCCTGGGCCAGGTGAAGGAGGCCTTCGAGCGGGGCCAGGGCGCGGGCGCGGTGCGCGGCGAGCTGATGCGCGCGTGCGCGGCGGCCTTCAGCTGCGCCAAGCGCGTGCGCACGGAGACGGCCATTGGCCGCGCGGCCACGTCCATGGCGGCCGCGGCGGTGCAGCTCGCCAGCAAGGTGTTCGACGGGTTGGCGGGCAAGACGGTGCTGGTGGTGGGGGCGGGGGAGATGGGGGAGCTGGCGGCGCGTCACCTGAAGCAGGCCGGGGCGTCGAAGCTGTACGTCACCAACCGCACCCTGTCGCGCGCGGAGGCGCTGGCGTCCGAAGTGGGCGGTCAGGCGCGGCCCTTCGAGGAGCTGCTGGGCCTGGTGGCCGCCGCGGACGTGGTGGTGTGCAGCACCGCGTCGCCGGTGCCGCTCTTCACGAAGGAGAACGTGGGGGCGCTGGGGCGTGGGCGCCGGGGCCGGCCCCTGTTCATGGTGGACCTGGCCGTGCCGCGTGACATCGACCCGGCGGTGGGCACGCTGGACTGGGTGCACGCCTACGACGTGGATGACATCCAGAAGTTCGTCGCGGACAACGCCGCGGCGCGCGCGGAAGAGGCGCAGAAGGCCGGCGTGCTGGTGGCGCAGGAGGTGGCGCGCTTCGTCAAGGAGCGCGCGCTGCGCGAGGGCACGCCGGTGCTGGCGCGGCTGCGGCAGCGCGCGGAGGCCATTGCCCGCTCCGAGGTGGAGCGCACGCTGGGCGCGCTGGGTGACGGACTCAACGACAAGCAACGCAAGAGCATCGAGGCCATGGGCCGAGCCATCGTCAACAAGCTGCTGCATGAGCCCACCGCGCGGCTGCGCGCCGTGGGGCCGGAAGGTGAGGGCAACCGGCTGGCCGGCGCCGCCGCCGAGCTGTTCGGGTTGCTGGAGGAGGAGGTCGGCGCCGCGGCCTCGGCCCCCTCCGTCCTGGCGCCGCAGGTCCAGGCCGCCACGGGAGGCAAGTGA
- the mrdA gene encoding penicillin-binding protein 2, with translation MTPPTLGNTTPGRELKRRFVWLGLAMLMGLGLISIQLYRLQITRGEEYAAKSVANFVKEVRLRADRGVIKDARGTILVDSRPSFDAFITPAFCTDCYEQVIPRLAELLQWDADQRKKVEDLVRMGRRNAPFQPVPVRVDLSRDEYDRLAARRDILDGVEVAPVPHRHYRTNSVLSHVLGYMNEITQEELERLNGDGARYALGDYIGRRGLERYFEQHLRGTDGVRKEVVNARGQTIEELNDKLGDNAVVAPRPGSNLVLSIDMRLQEEAERAFPGVTGAVVAIDVNTGFIRALVSRPGFDPNLLTGRVTPQQMALLSRDPLDPMINRVAAEHYSPGSTFKVVTALAAFKSGAFRPETVVNCPGGYRLGARTWRCHKDAGHGHMDGYQAMKTSCDTWFYKVADTIGLDPIGEMGKSLGLGSPTGVNVVAEVPGIMPTSAYHDKASPGGYTKGMALNSSIGQGDNNVTPLQLALLYAAIANGGTLYKPQMVSRIENLDGQTIESFQPEVVRRVELPAPHLKAVIDGLVKVAHEPGGTAYRARMNHMRDKDILVASKTGTAQVARLGAIRLKTHQMSFFERDHAWYAGFAPAEKPELAIIVLNEHGGHGGSDAAPTAMAVFQKYFDLKKLDATAPPPRPNQPYTPSSVKRAPHPDEAALTRGVRPPARLPGDEEERARATAD, from the coding sequence GTGACGCCTCCCACCTTGGGCAATACGACGCCGGGGCGCGAGCTCAAGCGGCGCTTCGTGTGGCTGGGCCTGGCCATGCTGATGGGGCTGGGCCTCATCAGCATCCAGCTCTACCGGCTGCAGATCACCCGGGGCGAGGAGTACGCCGCCAAGAGCGTGGCCAACTTCGTCAAGGAGGTGCGGCTGCGCGCCGACCGCGGCGTCATCAAGGACGCGCGCGGCACCATCCTGGTGGACAGCCGTCCGTCCTTCGACGCCTTCATCACCCCGGCCTTCTGCACCGACTGCTACGAGCAGGTCATCCCCCGCCTGGCGGAGCTGCTCCAGTGGGACGCGGACCAGCGCAAGAAGGTGGAGGACCTGGTGCGCATGGGGCGGCGCAACGCCCCGTTCCAGCCCGTGCCGGTGCGCGTGGACCTGTCGCGCGACGAGTACGACCGGCTGGCCGCGCGCCGGGACATCCTGGACGGCGTGGAGGTGGCGCCGGTGCCGCACCGGCACTACCGCACCAACTCCGTGCTGTCGCACGTGCTGGGCTACATGAACGAAATCACCCAGGAGGAGCTGGAGCGCCTCAACGGCGACGGCGCCCGCTACGCGCTGGGGGACTACATCGGCCGGCGCGGCCTGGAGCGCTACTTCGAGCAGCACCTGCGCGGCACCGACGGCGTGCGCAAGGAAGTGGTGAACGCGCGGGGCCAGACGATTGAGGAGCTGAACGACAAGCTGGGGGACAACGCCGTGGTGGCGCCGCGGCCCGGCAGCAACCTGGTGCTGTCCATCGACATGCGGCTGCAGGAGGAGGCGGAGCGGGCCTTCCCCGGCGTGACGGGCGCGGTGGTGGCCATCGACGTCAACACCGGCTTCATCCGCGCGCTGGTGTCGCGGCCGGGCTTCGACCCCAACCTGCTCACCGGCCGCGTGACGCCCCAGCAGATGGCGCTGCTGTCGCGCGACCCGCTGGACCCGATGATCAACCGCGTGGCCGCCGAGCACTACAGCCCGGGCTCCACCTTCAAGGTCGTCACCGCGCTGGCCGCGTTCAAGTCAGGCGCGTTCCGTCCGGAGACGGTGGTGAACTGCCCCGGCGGCTACCGGCTGGGCGCGCGGACGTGGCGCTGCCACAAGGACGCGGGCCACGGGCACATGGATGGCTACCAGGCCATGAAGACGTCGTGCGACACCTGGTTCTACAAGGTGGCGGACACCATCGGCCTGGACCCCATCGGGGAGATGGGCAAGTCGCTGGGCCTGGGCAGCCCCACGGGCGTCAACGTCGTGGCAGAGGTGCCTGGCATCATGCCGACCAGCGCCTACCACGACAAGGCGTCGCCCGGCGGCTACACCAAGGGCATGGCGCTCAACAGCTCCATTGGCCAGGGCGACAACAACGTCACGCCGCTCCAGCTCGCGCTGCTCTACGCGGCCATCGCCAATGGTGGCACGCTCTACAAGCCGCAGATGGTGAGCCGCATTGAGAACCTGGACGGGCAGACCATCGAGTCCTTCCAGCCGGAGGTGGTGCGCAGGGTGGAACTGCCCGCGCCGCACCTCAAGGCGGTCATCGACGGCCTGGTGAAGGTGGCGCACGAGCCCGGCGGTACCGCCTACCGCGCGCGGATGAACCACATGCGCGACAAGGACATCCTCGTCGCGTCCAAGACGGGCACCGCGCAGGTGGCCCGCCTGGGGGCCATTCGCCTGAAGACGCACCAGATGAGCTTCTTCGAGCGTGACCACGCCTGGTACGCGGGCTTCGCGCCGGCGGAGAAGCCGGAGCTGGCCATCATCGTGCTCAACGAGCACGGCGGCCATGGTGGCTCGGACGCGGCGCCCACCGCGATGGCGGTGTTCCAGAAGTACTTCGACTTGAAGAAGCTGGACGCCACGGCGCCGCCGCCGCGTCCCAACCAGCCCTACACGCCGTCCTCCGTGAAGCGCGCGCCCCATCCCGACGAGGCGGCGCTGACGCGGGGCGTACGGCCACCGGCCCGGCTTCCGGGCGACGAAGAGGAACGCGCGCGTGCAACTGCGGATTGA